One window from the genome of Paramisgurnus dabryanus chromosome 20, PD_genome_1.1, whole genome shotgun sequence encodes:
- the ppp1r21 gene encoding protein phosphatase 1 regulatory subunit 21 — protein MANVTDLQTKYSKLAQEYSKLRAQHQVLKKAVVDEQTTSNSVKDELKQKEQTFRKVQQEMESLTFRNQQLTKRVELLQEELHQSESKNKKSKNKGDSPSQINLQTQRVFDEDLQKKIQENERLHIQFYEADEKYRRQEAQLKTRLDHLEKESEQHQAVVDALTSKYMDTIQKLQSDKACLEVKVQTLEREAKDSRVTTEDCQHQLRKYQTEVSSQLKQSCCVIQEKVPFNDTQSSDFNSLNVPLHNRGHQLKARDVAAQALGFVQTLVSALLNFHSYTEQRVHIYPLDSSIEAISPINQKFSQYLHENASYLRPVEEELLQLHESITEDTITVLETVGKLQDFSKSFSSYSRFLQKILPYQLRSLEEECDAPLCTPALMSKNHELQNDIKKLTAVFDKLKSYISLLALPSVRLDAMSQSSTNAVFTQISACLHSLHDITTELSKHYSQKVSLEQDLPSVTQKFRTTNECLLSSLVSLTNSCSKITTFFSNNLDFFASCPGYSVRGGNVNPLRADSMIANKRHAAKYMSTIRKERSESVPYREALSNRHILTSSTESREGLMQQVLQTQEKISRLEQEKEHWLLEAQLGQVRLEKENQRIAQLEAQVSGGVGGHPRSSSESSKAGRTESTELIQDTSMVGMVTITSCSDSDEDQESREQLIKMHYLSRVSELTAQLQMCDSKAVHFHSECRAVAKRLAIAENSREALTEELKLANQNITRLQDELSTTKKSYEDQLSMMSDHLCSMNDTLSKQREEIDTLKLTSKGNSKKNKGR, from the exons atggcAAACGTGACTGATCTGCAGACTAAATACAGTAAATTGGCTCAAGAATATTCAAAG CTCCGAGCTCAGCATCAGGTGCTAAAGAAGGCCGTCGTAGATGAGCAGACCACATCCAACTCTGTAAAG GATGAACTTAAGCAGAAAGAACAAACTTTTCGGAAAGTTCAACAGGAAATGGAAAGCTTGACCTTCAGGAACCAGCAGCTGACCAAGAGAGTTGAGCTGCTGCAGGAGGAATTACATCAGTCTGAGAGTAAAAACAAGAAGAGTAAA AATAAAGGAGACTCGCCTTCCCAAATCAACCTGCAAACGCAGAGGGTGTTCGATGAAGATCTGCAGAAAAAAATCCAGGAGAATGAAAGACTTCACATCCAG TTCTATGAAGCTGATGAGAAGTACCGTCGACAGGAGGCTCAGCTGAAAACACGTCTAGATCATCTGGAGAAAGAGTCTGAGCAACATCAGGCTGTTGTAGATGCCCTCACCAGCAAATACATGGACACCATCCAAAAACTCCAGAGCGACAAAGCTTGTCTAGAG GTAAAGGTTCAAACCCTGGAAAGAGAAGCAAAGGACAGCAGAGTCACAACTGAAGATTG CCAGCATCAGTTGAGGAAATATCAGACTGAAGTGAGCAGTCAGTTAAAACAGAGCTGCTGTGTCATTCAGGAGAAAGTTCCCTTCAACGACACCC AGTCGAGTGACTTCAACAGTCTGAATGTTCCCCTTCATAACAGAGGACATCAG CTTAAAGCTCGTGATGTGGCGGCTCAGGCTCTGGGCTTTGTACAGACTTTGGTTTCTGCCCTGCTCAACTTTCACTCTTACACTGAACAGAGGGTCCACATTTACCCGCTCGACTCATCCATTGAAGCCATCTCACCCATCAACCAGAAG TTCTCTCAATATCTGCATGAAAATGCATCATATCTGCGTCCGGTGGAGGAGGAGTTACTGCAGTTACATGAGAGCATTACAGAGGACACCATCACAGTGCTG gaAACAGTGGGAAAACTGCAGGACTTCTCCAAATCCTTCTCATCCTACAGCCGGTTCCTGCAGAAGATTCTTCCCTATCAGCTCAGAAG TCTAGAAGAAGAATGTGATGCTCCTCTCTGCACGCCAGCACTGATGTCAAAAAACCATGAGTTGCAGAATGACATAAAGAAACTGACAGCTGTCTTTGACAAACTCAAATCTTACATCAGCTTGTTAGCCCTCCCCA GCGTTCGTTTGGATGCCATGTCTCAAAGCAGCACCAATGCGGTCTTCACGCAGATCAGCGCATGCTTACATAGCCTGCATGACATCACCACAG AGTTGTCCAAGCACTACAGTCAGAAGGTTTCTCTCGAGCAGGATCTGCCAAGTGTCACGCAAAAGTTTCGTACCACGAACGAGTGTTTACTCTCATCACTTGTGTCGCTCACAAACAGCTGCAGCAAG ATCACCACGTTCTTCAGCAACAACCTGGATTTCTTTGCGTCATGTCCTGGTTACAGTGTACGAGGTGGCAACGTGAACCCGCTGCGGGCAGACAGCATGATTGCTAACAAGAGACACGCTGCCAAATACATGAGTACCATCAGAAAG GAAAGATCAGAGTCTGTACCATACAGAGAAGCTTTATCAAACCGACACATTCTTACGAGCTCTACAGAGAGCAGAGAGGGTCTAATGCAGCAG GTTCTTCAGACTCAGGAGAAGATTTCTCGTCTGGAGCAGGAGAAAGAGCACTGGTTGCTGGAGGCTCAACTCGGGCAGGTGCGTCTGGAGAAGGAGAACCAGCGTATCGCTCAGCTGGAGGCTCAGGTCAGCGGTGGTGTTGGAGGTCATCCTCGCAGCAGCAGTGAAAGCTCTAAAGCTGGCCGTACAGAGAGTACAGAGCTTATCCAGGACACCAGTATG GTCGGCATGGTAACAATCACATCCTGCAGCGACAGT GATGAAGATCAGGAATCTCGTGAACAACTGATCAAAATGCATTATCTGAGTCGTGTGTCCGAGCTGACCGCTCAACTTCAGATGTGTGACAGTAAAGCTGTCCACTTTCACTCTGAG tgccgaGCTGTAGCCAAACGTCTTGCCATTGCAGAAAATTCTCGCGAGGCTTTGACGGAGGAACTGAAGCTCGCCAATCAAAACATCACTCGCTTACAG GATGAGCTCAGCACCACGAAGAAAAGCTATGAAGATCAGCTGAGCATGATGAGCGACCATCTGTGCAGTATGAATGACACGCTCAGCAAACAGAGAGAAGAGATTGACACGCTCAAACTCACATCTAAG GGAAACTCAAAGAAGAACAAAGGCCGATAG
- the ston1 gene encoding stonin-1 isoform X1 produces MLICLPFLAVHQLFAVFDYFCGCFFPEKSLVKDILFTNKTMCSMNHPSNWVTFDDEGTSFSSPQKPLLSSNSGLVPRPNGLKLVLPSMGSETWSFSTSLESPLLDLSLDESLQVPSNTPMCTPVKTTPAGQSPFHYGLQDQPDYFSSTFTSFSPGFQKDPNSITPSQDKLGHLNPAWVEADHKRLSRSSSSDSDSGPGLPRFFIRTKDGNEPPQDHPQYSYSYICHELERLRTEENEQEANDGKLDKENYISALGNIQGKEMIRTPSFVPQGLFLSQSRHGWSLMLRIPEKKNRMSSRQWGPIYLQLLPGALLQLFYEKGLEKPFKEFQLHAYCCLSGPKLESYGEPRKIATMKVEHVSYVERKRYHPKHEVTHEAEAEQLLKFGTTEYGDIEDLLASIEEELMRLPAAHQQHKHYEEQELFLDISDHIWMRQDKDGDVVECTSITRIHCLAFLNGAPECFLALNDLGLLKHSPTYGSDDDDEPWMEITDYHFHQCVRKAEFLHQRLIKFCLPDACRVELMRYKTASLNCEKLPLSVKAVVTVQGACVELQVFLNVPLSFPSSERTSETFCENISMQIPFPGDWVKVPNSGSLLRQKSLKARMNRNACLGSAHVAESHSVMQVSVGTAKYENVYGAIVWRIDRLPQKNVAVDQLQSFVYKLELASDQEIPADWFPFVTVECEVVDAVVSHTRVKSVGTVCDIQPQKHVNSRTYYHCQVEIHKKLIEAESLKQTSCAAQ; encoded by the exons ATGCTAATATGTCTACCGTTTCTAGCTGTACATCAGTTGTTTGCGGTGTTTG ATTACTTCTGTGGCTGTTTTTTCCCTGAGAAAAGCCTTGTGAAAGACATCCTgtttacaaacaaaacaatgtGCTCCATGAATCATCCATCCAACTGGGTTACATTTGATGATGAAGGGACATCCTTCTCCTCACCCCAGAAACCACTGCTCTCTTCAAACTCAGGTTTAGTACCGCGCCCAAATGGTTTGAAACTTGTTCTCCCTTCCATGGGAAGTGAAACATGGAGCTTCAGCACATCCCTGGAATCCCCATTGTTGGATTTAAGCCTTGACGAAAGCTTACAAGTGCCCAGTAACACTCCCATGTGCACTCCGGTGAAGACAACACCAGCAGGTCAGTCGCCCTTTCATTATGGACTTCAGGATCAACCAGACTATTTTTCAAGCACTTTTACCAGCTTTTCTCCAGGATTTCAAAAAGACCCCAATTCAATCACCCCATCCCAAGATAAATTGGGTCATTTAAACCCTGCCTGGGTAGAAGCCGATCATAAACGACTGTCTCGGAGCTCATCGTCAGACTCTGACTCTGGTCCCGGTTTACCTCGTTTCTTCATCCGTACCAAAGACGGTAACGAGCCGCCCCAGGACCACCCTCAGTACTCCTACTCTTATATATGCCATGAACTTGAACGACTGAGAACAGAAGAGAACGAACAAGAGGCTAATGACGGGAAACTGGACAAAGAGAATTATATTTCAGCTTTAGGGAATATTCAAGGTAAAGAGATGATTAGAACCCCATCCTTTGTTCCTCAAGGATTGTTCCTCAGTCAGAGTAGGCACGGTTGGTCATTGATGCTCAGAATTCCAGAGAAAAAGAACCGCATGTCTTCTCGCCAGTGGGGACCTATATACCTGCAGCTGCTGCCTGGAGCTCTACTACAGTTGTTTTACGAGAAGGGCCTGGAGAAACCCTTCAAAGAATTTCAGCTTCATGCTTACTGCTGCCTGTCAGGTCCCAAACTAGAGAGTTACGGCGAACCGCGCAAGATCGCTACAATGAAGGTTGAGCATGTGTCGTATGTCGAAAGAAAACGCTATCACCCAAAACATGAGGTAACACACGAAGCAGAAGCGGAGCAACTTTTGAAGTTTGGCACCACTGAATATGGTGACATAGAGGACCTGCTGGCGTCTATTGAAGAAGAGCTCATGCGGTTACCAGCAGCGCACCAACAGCACAAACACTATGAAGAACAGGAGCTGTTTTTGGACATCTCTGACCATATCTGGATGCGACAGGATAAAGATGGAGATGTTGTCGAATGCACGTCCATCACACGAATTCACTGCTTAGCTTTCTTGAACGGTGCACCAGAGTGCTTCTTGGCACTGAATGACCTTGGACTTCTTAAACATTCTCCTACGTATGGttcagatgatgatgatgagccCTGGATGGAGATCACAGATTACCATTTTCACCAGTGTGTAAGAAAAGCAGAGTTTCTACATCAGCGGCTGATTAAATTCTGTCTCCCTGACGCTTGTCGGGTGGAGCTCATGCGCTACAAGACCGCGTCCCTCAATTGCGAGAAATTGCCCCTGTCCGTTAAAGCTGTGGTGACTGTGCAGGGTGCCTGTGTTGAGCTGCAGGTCTTCCTCAATGTCCCATTGAGTTTCCCATCATCTGAAAGAACTTCAGAGACATTCTGTGAAAACATTTCTATGCAGATACCATTTCCAGGTGATTGGGTTAAAGTGCCCAACAGTGGGTCACTGCTGCGACAGAAATCCCTCAAGGCTCGCATGAACAGAAATGCATGCTTGGGCTCGGCACACGTTGCAGAATCTCACTCTGTCATGCAGGTGTCTGTTGGCACAGCAAAATATGAGAATGTGTACGGAGCCATTGTGTGGAGAATTGACAGACTTCCTCAGAAGAATGTTG CTGTGGATCAGCTTCAGTCGTTTGTGTATAAATTGGAACTGGCATCAGATCAGGAGATTCCTGCCGATTGGTTCCCGTTTGTCACAGTTGAGTGTGAGGTTGTCGATGCTGTGGTTTCCCACACTAGGGTGAAGTCAGTGGGCACAGTTTGTGACATTCAGCCCCAGAAACATGTCAACAGCAGAACATACTATCACTGCCAG GTGGAAATCCATAAGAAGCTGATTGAGGCCGAATCGCTGAAGCAAACGAGTTGTGCAGCACAGTGA
- the ston1 gene encoding stonin-1 isoform X2 has protein sequence MCSMNHPSNWVTFDDEGTSFSSPQKPLLSSNSGLVPRPNGLKLVLPSMGSETWSFSTSLESPLLDLSLDESLQVPSNTPMCTPVKTTPAGQSPFHYGLQDQPDYFSSTFTSFSPGFQKDPNSITPSQDKLGHLNPAWVEADHKRLSRSSSSDSDSGPGLPRFFIRTKDGNEPPQDHPQYSYSYICHELERLRTEENEQEANDGKLDKENYISALGNIQGKEMIRTPSFVPQGLFLSQSRHGWSLMLRIPEKKNRMSSRQWGPIYLQLLPGALLQLFYEKGLEKPFKEFQLHAYCCLSGPKLESYGEPRKIATMKVEHVSYVERKRYHPKHEVTHEAEAEQLLKFGTTEYGDIEDLLASIEEELMRLPAAHQQHKHYEEQELFLDISDHIWMRQDKDGDVVECTSITRIHCLAFLNGAPECFLALNDLGLLKHSPTYGSDDDDEPWMEITDYHFHQCVRKAEFLHQRLIKFCLPDACRVELMRYKTASLNCEKLPLSVKAVVTVQGACVELQVFLNVPLSFPSSERTSETFCENISMQIPFPGDWVKVPNSGSLLRQKSLKARMNRNACLGSAHVAESHSVMQVSVGTAKYENVYGAIVWRIDRLPQKNVAVDQLQSFVYKLELASDQEIPADWFPFVTVECEVVDAVVSHTRVKSVGTVCDIQPQKHVNSRTYYHCQVEIHKKLIEAESLKQTSCAAQ, from the exons atgtGCTCCATGAATCATCCATCCAACTGGGTTACATTTGATGATGAAGGGACATCCTTCTCCTCACCCCAGAAACCACTGCTCTCTTCAAACTCAGGTTTAGTACCGCGCCCAAATGGTTTGAAACTTGTTCTCCCTTCCATGGGAAGTGAAACATGGAGCTTCAGCACATCCCTGGAATCCCCATTGTTGGATTTAAGCCTTGACGAAAGCTTACAAGTGCCCAGTAACACTCCCATGTGCACTCCGGTGAAGACAACACCAGCAGGTCAGTCGCCCTTTCATTATGGACTTCAGGATCAACCAGACTATTTTTCAAGCACTTTTACCAGCTTTTCTCCAGGATTTCAAAAAGACCCCAATTCAATCACCCCATCCCAAGATAAATTGGGTCATTTAAACCCTGCCTGGGTAGAAGCCGATCATAAACGACTGTCTCGGAGCTCATCGTCAGACTCTGACTCTGGTCCCGGTTTACCTCGTTTCTTCATCCGTACCAAAGACGGTAACGAGCCGCCCCAGGACCACCCTCAGTACTCCTACTCTTATATATGCCATGAACTTGAACGACTGAGAACAGAAGAGAACGAACAAGAGGCTAATGACGGGAAACTGGACAAAGAGAATTATATTTCAGCTTTAGGGAATATTCAAGGTAAAGAGATGATTAGAACCCCATCCTTTGTTCCTCAAGGATTGTTCCTCAGTCAGAGTAGGCACGGTTGGTCATTGATGCTCAGAATTCCAGAGAAAAAGAACCGCATGTCTTCTCGCCAGTGGGGACCTATATACCTGCAGCTGCTGCCTGGAGCTCTACTACAGTTGTTTTACGAGAAGGGCCTGGAGAAACCCTTCAAAGAATTTCAGCTTCATGCTTACTGCTGCCTGTCAGGTCCCAAACTAGAGAGTTACGGCGAACCGCGCAAGATCGCTACAATGAAGGTTGAGCATGTGTCGTATGTCGAAAGAAAACGCTATCACCCAAAACATGAGGTAACACACGAAGCAGAAGCGGAGCAACTTTTGAAGTTTGGCACCACTGAATATGGTGACATAGAGGACCTGCTGGCGTCTATTGAAGAAGAGCTCATGCGGTTACCAGCAGCGCACCAACAGCACAAACACTATGAAGAACAGGAGCTGTTTTTGGACATCTCTGACCATATCTGGATGCGACAGGATAAAGATGGAGATGTTGTCGAATGCACGTCCATCACACGAATTCACTGCTTAGCTTTCTTGAACGGTGCACCAGAGTGCTTCTTGGCACTGAATGACCTTGGACTTCTTAAACATTCTCCTACGTATGGttcagatgatgatgatgagccCTGGATGGAGATCACAGATTACCATTTTCACCAGTGTGTAAGAAAAGCAGAGTTTCTACATCAGCGGCTGATTAAATTCTGTCTCCCTGACGCTTGTCGGGTGGAGCTCATGCGCTACAAGACCGCGTCCCTCAATTGCGAGAAATTGCCCCTGTCCGTTAAAGCTGTGGTGACTGTGCAGGGTGCCTGTGTTGAGCTGCAGGTCTTCCTCAATGTCCCATTGAGTTTCCCATCATCTGAAAGAACTTCAGAGACATTCTGTGAAAACATTTCTATGCAGATACCATTTCCAGGTGATTGGGTTAAAGTGCCCAACAGTGGGTCACTGCTGCGACAGAAATCCCTCAAGGCTCGCATGAACAGAAATGCATGCTTGGGCTCGGCACACGTTGCAGAATCTCACTCTGTCATGCAGGTGTCTGTTGGCACAGCAAAATATGAGAATGTGTACGGAGCCATTGTGTGGAGAATTGACAGACTTCCTCAGAAGAATGTTG CTGTGGATCAGCTTCAGTCGTTTGTGTATAAATTGGAACTGGCATCAGATCAGGAGATTCCTGCCGATTGGTTCCCGTTTGTCACAGTTGAGTGTGAGGTTGTCGATGCTGTGGTTTCCCACACTAGGGTGAAGTCAGTGGGCACAGTTTGTGACATTCAGCCCCAGAAACATGTCAACAGCAGAACATACTATCACTGCCAG GTGGAAATCCATAAGAAGCTGATTGAGGCCGAATCGCTGAAGCAAACGAGTTGTGCAGCACAGTGA